The proteins below come from a single Drosophila teissieri strain GT53w chromosome 3L, Prin_Dtei_1.1, whole genome shotgun sequence genomic window:
- the LOC122615575 gene encoding uncharacterized protein LOC122615575, protein MSAAELEAEASAHDQQSQQQQQNQSQSEEINTNTAINANATTTNSYNNNLDTETPLQMHQDPQQQEIEGNSNNGITGLGLSLMNSSPPPHSYRHSRAYRHFKNPPQPHMCIRTTTEAGEELFINVLSWTRIVIPQEPSDPIPLYGGMRVPPGSPRSPPIVFAVMANPEVLKDSGRHSKDPEERRAMVELMCDFVEAMNPGVKLVRNAVILKDRDISGELKDVWNAVQAQRDREREEQMMQQRQQQHYQNITTQQMFPKSPDATRAASAGAAVNEASSPPAHLSEPLLAEQGNGNVNGNGITLAVFAQQLDNKVTSEQAEQQEQSAAVSDDACVDQTDAGSSVNGSSTVLDNQSVAVDTEPEVKVAPSAATNGASTPTTSSSTPTAKDTSSPSPTPAPVVAPVVTPTPPPAAPAKKEKLGGFLPNGCIFPRFKNNKHKDKDSSHKEGKSKEKTLLNALKKSKEKKVAPSEQPTEKAAASDNGTTQYEKNCINNLECEVQKLDLNSGSNGDNSMFIKLKVSPANATAAAAAAK, encoded by the exons aTGTCTGCGGCCGAACTTGAAGCGGAGGCGTCAGCCCACGATCAACAatcccagcaacaacaacaaaatcaatcaCAAAGCGAGGAGATAAATACAAACACTGCCatcaatgcaaatgcaaccaCAACAAACAGCTACAACAATAATTTGGATACGGAAACGCCACTACAGATGCACCAGgatccgcagcagcaggaaatcgagggcaacagcaacaatggcatCACAGGACTGGGCCTCAGTCTGATGAACTCCTCACCGCCGCCGCACAGCTACCGACACTCGCGGGCCTATCGCCATTTCAAGAATCCTCCGCAGCCCCACATGTGCATCCGCACCACCACGGAGGCGGGCGAGGAGCTCTTCATCAATGTCCTCAGCTGGACGCGCATTGTGATACCGCAGGAGCCCAGCGATCCCATTCCCCTCTACGGAGGCATGCGG gTACCGCCTGGCAGCCCACGCAGTCCTCCCATTGTCTTTGCCGTAATGGCCAATCCGGAGGTGCTTAAAGACTCCGGACGTCACAGCAAAGATCCTGAGGAGCGACGAGCTATGGTCGAGCTGATGTGCGACTTTGTGGAGGCTATGAATCCAGGCGTGAAATTAGTCAG AAACGCCGTAATACTTAAGGATCGCGATATCTCAGGCGAGCTGAAGGATGTCTGGAATGCCGTTCAGGCGCAGCGCGATCGCGAGAGGGAGGAGCAGATGatgcagcagcgccagcagcagcactacCAGAACATCACCACGCAGCAGATGTTTCCCAAATCGCCGGATGCAACGCGGGCAGCtagtgctggtgctgcagtGAACGAGGCCAGCTCGCCGCCGGCTCATCTATCTGAGCCGCTGCTGGCAGAGCAGGGAAATGGCAACGTTAATGGCAATGGCATCACCCTGGCCGTGTTTGCCCAGCAGCTGGATAACAAAGTGACCAGCGAGCAGGCTGAACAGCAGGAGCAATCAGCAGCAGTTTCGGACGATGCTTGCGTGGATCAAACGGATGCCGGCAGTTCGGTGAATGGATCATCAACTGTGCTGGACAATCAGTCGGTGGCGGTGGACACCGAACCAGAGGTAAAGGTTGCCCCATCGGCAGCCACGAATGGTGCTAGCACTCCCACAACCAGCAGCTCCACACCCACAGCAAAAGACACATCATCTCCAAGTCCAACTCCGGCCCCTGTTGTTGCTCCCGTTGTCACGCCAACTCCACCACCAGCTGCTCCCGCAAAGAAGGAGAAACTTGGCGGCTTCTTGCCCAACGGCTGCATCTTTCCGCGCTTTAAGAACAACAAgcacaaggacaaggacagcAGTCACAAGGAGGGCAAGAGCAAAGAGAAGACCCTGCTGAATGCCTTGAAAAAGAGCAAAGAGAAGAAGGTGGCGCCCAGTGAACAGCCGACAGAAAAAGCAGCCGCCTCGGACAACGGAACCACGCAGTACGAGAAGAACTGCATCAACAATCTGGAGTGCGAGGTGCAGAAGCTGGACTTGAACAGCGGCAGCAATGGTGACAATAGCATGTTCATCAAGCTGAAAGTTTCGCCCGCCAATgccacagcagcggcagcggcggcaaagTAG
- the LOC122615827 gene encoding uncharacterized protein LOC122615827 isoform X2, translating into MPCDNAKTSSDIEHVDWNSSQHYANVRFGSGSSQASQNSGDICRICHCESDPQNPLLTPCYCSGSLKYVHQACLQQWLTASETNSCELCKFPFIMHTKIKPFNEWRSLDISGIERRRLCCSVLFHCAAALCVIWSLCVLIERAADDVQRGHIDWPFWTKLAVVTVGLTGGIVFMYIQCKAYLHLCHRWKARNRILLIQNAPEKIHPVAPPSPVAAHHQHFSEPLAHAGSTSGAVEINASGAAGGYCGHEANCASMDNVGGGAEMGLHQQMQRLLNASPHHMLQMAAELEVPHSSSSACTQTEDGHGHQRHQQMQQSGQQLGQVAVAANIECSQSQHNYDRDWALDDVVSQISSFRPCPQGSGSMTPFHDSIHNVLEHSEGSSRGSATDLCAGSRQDLSASGISTDTGREHALQLSSFSGSGEHKAPSISSGVSHAVANGLGGFVYKPHQTKRYSNSSIFLENRDVLSDQTSVGPDTAVHPYDYSTPPKIDYRHSGIMGVDLPIGCCTTDCLGGEQTKEELRRYSDPKLRPGETDTVLDIDLPTSPLSPPAAYASQQVQMRDIRQHKHPLVISSSFDRGVDGVSSSKSSRGYGPSDAQVDRSRLSFKSLPNLSSSCESLLQK; encoded by the exons ATGCCTTGCGACAACGCCAAAACCTCTTCGGATATCGAGCATGTGGATTGGAATTCCAGCCAGCACTATGCAAATGTCAG ATTCGGTTCGGGCAGCAGTCAGGCATCGCAGAACAGCGGCGACATCTGCCGCATCTGCCACTGCGAGAGTGATCCACAGAACCCACTGCTCACGCCGTGCTACTGCTCCGGAAGTCTGAAGTACGTGCACCAGGCCTGCTTGCAACAGTGGCTCACCGCCTCTGAGACCAACTCCTGCGAGCTCTGCAAGTTCCCCTTCATCATGCACACCAAGATCAAGCCCTTCAACGAG TGGCGCAGCCTTGACATTTCCGGCATTGAAAGGCGGCGGCTGTGCTGCTCCGTGCTGTTCCACTGTGCGGCTGCCCTTTGCGTCATCTGGTCCCTGTGTGTGCTCATCGAGCGAGCCGCCGACGATGTCCAGCGTGGCCATATAG ACTGGCCCTTCTGGACAAAGCTAGCCGTTGTCACCGTTGGCCTCACCGGCGGAATAGTCTTTATGTATATCCAGTGCAAGGCATATCTTCACCTCTGCCACCGTTGGAAGGCACGCAACAG AATTCTACTGATTCAGAATGCGCCGGAGAAGATACATCCTGTGGCACCGCCATCCCCGGTAGCCGCCCATCATCAGCACTTTAGTGAGCCGCTGGCTCATGCCGGATCGACGAGCGGAGCTGTGGAAATCAATGCCAGTGGTGCGGCCGGAGGATACTGTGGCCACGAGGCGAACTGTGCATCAATGGATAATGTAGGCGGCGGTGCAGAAATGGGGTTACATCAACAAATGCAGCGTCTCCTAAACGCCTCGCCGCATCATATGCTTCAAATGGCCGCCGAATTAGAGGTACCACACAGCAGTAGCAGTGCCTGCACGCAAACAGaggacggacatggccaccAGCGGCACCAACAAATGCAGCAGAGCGGCCAGCAATTGGGGCAAGTGGCGGTGGCCGCCAATATCGAGTGCTCGCAGTCACAGCACAATTACGATCGCGACTGGGCCCTCGATGATGTTGTCTCGCAGATCTCCTCATTTCGTCCATGCCCTCAGGGATCAGGCAGCATGACGCCCTTCCACGATTCCATACACAACGTGCTGGAGCACTCGGAAGGCTCTAGTCGCGGCTCTGCTACGGATCTCTGCGCCGGTTCACGGCAGGATCTCAGTGCCAGCGGCATTTCCACGGATACAGGCCGCGAGCACGCTCTGCAGTTAAGCAGCTTTAGTG GCAGTGGCGAGCACAAGGCACCATCTATCAGTTCCGGTGTATCTCATGCGGTAGCCAACGGGCTCGGCGGATTTGTTTACAAGCCGCACCAGACAAAGCGCTACTCCAACTCGTCCATCTTTTTGGAGAATCGCGATGTGCTGAGCGATCAGACCAGCGTAGGTCCCGATACTGCCGTACATCCTTACGATTACAGCACGCCGCCAAAGATCGACTACCGTCACTCTGGGATAATGGGCGTGGATTTGCCCATTGGTTGCTGCACCACTGATTGTTTAGGTGGTGAGCAGACGAAGGAGGAGCTTCGTCGCTACTCGGATCCCAAACTAAGGCCAGGCGAAACGGATACCGTGCTGGATATCGATCTGCCCACATCGCCACTATCACCACCTGCTGCTTATGCAAGCCAGCAGGTGCAGATGCGGGATATCCGTCAGCATAAACATCCGCTTGTGATCTCCTCATCCTTTGACCGAGGAGTCGATGGGGTCAGtagcagcaagagcagcaggGGTTACGGACCCTCGGACGCCCAGGTGGATCGTTCACGGCTCAGTTTCAAGTCGTTGCCAAATCTCAGCAGCAGCTGTGAAAGTCTCCTCCAGAAGTGA
- the LOC122618593 gene encoding eukaryotic translation initiation factor 4E1 isoform X1 — protein MQSDFHRMKNFANPKSMFKTSAPSTEQGRPEPPKAEAPAKTEAKDVKPKEDPQEAGEPAGNTATTNAPAGDDAVRTEHLFKHPLMNVWTLWYLENDRSKSWEDMQNEITSFDTVEDFWSLYNHIKPPSEIKLGSDYSLFKKNIRPMWEDAANKQGGRWVITLNKSSKSDLDNLWLDVLLCLIGEAFDHSDQICGAVVNIRGKSNKISIWTANGNNEEAALEIGHKLRDALRLGRNNSLQYQLHKDTMVKQGSNVKSIYTL, from the exons ATGCAGAGCGACTTTCACAGAATGAAGAACTTTGCCAATCCCAAGTCCATGTTCAAA ACCAGCGCCCCCAGCACCGAGCAGGGTCGTCCGGAACCACCCAAGGCCGAGGCGCCCGCCAAGACCGAGGCTAAGGATGTCAAGCCCAAGGAGGATCCACAGGAGGCTGGCGAACCAGCAGGAAACACTGCAACCACCAACGCTCCCGCCGGCGACGATGCTGTGCGCACCGAGCACCTGTTCAAACACCCGCTCATGAACGTCTGGACGCTGTGGTACCTTGAAAACGATCGGTCCAAGTCCTGGGAGGACATGCAGAACGAGATCACCAGCTTCGATACCGTCGAGGACTTCTGGAGCCTGTACAACCACATCAAGCCCCCATCAGAGATCAAGCTGGGCAGTGACTACTCGCTCTTCAAGAAGAACATTCG TCCCATGTGGGAAGATGCAGCCAACAAACAGGGTGGTCGTTGGGTCATTACCCTTAACAAAAGCTCCAAGAGCGATCTGGATAACCTATGGCTCGATGTG CTGCTTTGCCTGATTGGCGAGGCCTTCGATCACTCCGATCAGATCTGCGGTGCCGTTGTAAACATTCGCGGCAAGAGCAACAAGATAT CCATCTGGACTGCCAACGGAAACAACGAGGAGGCTGCCCTTGAGATTGGTCACAAACTGCGCGATGCCCTGCGTCTGGGACGTAACAACTCGCTGCAGTATCAGTTGCACAAGGACACGATGGTCAAGCAGGGCTCCAACGTGAAATCGATCTACACTTTGTAG
- the LOC122618420 gene encoding cleavage and polyadenylation specificity factor subunit 5 isoform X2 has protein sequence MASSQVSNKSGSGWPRRGSQGQADAASSNNNGTQKYTNQALTINRTINLYPLTNYTFGTKEPLFEKDPSVPSRFQRMREEFDRIGMRRSVEGVLLVHEHGLPHVLLLQLGTTFFKLPGGELNAGEDEVEGLKRLLSETLGRQDGVKQEWIVEDTIGNWWRPNFEPPQYPYIPPHITKPKEHKRLFLVQLHEKDTDGNASYDVP, from the exons ATGGCGTCCTCGCAAGTCTCAAACAAATCGGGCTCCGGGTGGCCGCGCCGCGGCAGTCAAGGCCAAGCAGATGCAGCtagcagcaataacaacggTACCCAGAAGTACACCAACCAGGCGTTGACCATCAATCGCACCATTAACTT ATACCCCTTGACGAACTACACATTCGGCACCAAGGAGCCGCTCTTTGAGAAGGATCCGTCGGTGCCATCCCGATTCCAGCGGATGCGTGAGGAGTTTGACCGGATTGGCATGCGGCGGTCCGTCGAGGGAGTGCTTCTTGTCCACGAGCACGGACTGCCACATGTCTTGCTTCTGCAGCTGGGCACCACGTTCTTCAAACTGCCCGGCGGGGAGCTAAACGCCGGCGAGGATGAGGTCGAGGGCCTCAAGCGATTGCTATCCGAG ACGCTGGGTCGTCAGGACGGCGTGAAGCAGGAGTGGATTGTCGAGGACACGATTGGTAACTGGTGGCGGCCGAACTTTGAGCCACCGCAATATCCATACATTCCGCCGCACATCACCAAGCCCAAGGAGCACAAGCGGCTTTTCCTTGTCCAGCTACATGAAAAGG ATACGGACGGGAACGCCAGTTACGATGTACCCTGA
- the LOC122618420 gene encoding cleavage and polyadenylation specificity factor subunit 5 isoform X1 encodes MASSQVSNKSGSGWPRRGSQGQADAASSNNNGTQKYTNQALTINRTINLYPLTNYTFGTKEPLFEKDPSVPSRFQRMREEFDRIGMRRSVEGVLLVHEHGLPHVLLLQLGTTFFKLPGGELNAGEDEVEGLKRLLSETLGRQDGVKQEWIVEDTIGNWWRPNFEPPQYPYIPPHITKPKEHKRLFLVQLHEKALFAVPKNYKLVAAPLFELYDNSQGYGPIISSLPQALCRFNFIYM; translated from the exons ATGGCGTCCTCGCAAGTCTCAAACAAATCGGGCTCCGGGTGGCCGCGCCGCGGCAGTCAAGGCCAAGCAGATGCAGCtagcagcaataacaacggTACCCAGAAGTACACCAACCAGGCGTTGACCATCAATCGCACCATTAACTT ATACCCCTTGACGAACTACACATTCGGCACCAAGGAGCCGCTCTTTGAGAAGGATCCGTCGGTGCCATCCCGATTCCAGCGGATGCGTGAGGAGTTTGACCGGATTGGCATGCGGCGGTCCGTCGAGGGAGTGCTTCTTGTCCACGAGCACGGACTGCCACATGTCTTGCTTCTGCAGCTGGGCACCACGTTCTTCAAACTGCCCGGCGGGGAGCTAAACGCCGGCGAGGATGAGGTCGAGGGCCTCAAGCGATTGCTATCCGAG ACGCTGGGTCGTCAGGACGGCGTGAAGCAGGAGTGGATTGTCGAGGACACGATTGGTAACTGGTGGCGGCCGAACTTTGAGCCACCGCAATATCCATACATTCCGCCGCACATCACCAAGCCCAAGGAGCACAAGCGGCTTTTCCTTGTCCAGCTACATGAAAAGG CACTATTTGCTGTACCCAAAAATTATAAGCTTGTTGCTGCGCCATTGTTCGAGCTATACGACAACTCACAAGGGTATGGACCCATCATCTCATCCCTGCCGCAGGCCCTTTGCAG ATTCAACTTTATCTACATGTAA
- the LOC122618593 gene encoding eukaryotic translation initiation factor 4E1 isoform X2 produces MVVLETEKTSAPSTEQGRPEPPKAEAPAKTEAKDVKPKEDPQEAGEPAGNTATTNAPAGDDAVRTEHLFKHPLMNVWTLWYLENDRSKSWEDMQNEITSFDTVEDFWSLYNHIKPPSEIKLGSDYSLFKKNIRPMWEDAANKQGGRWVITLNKSSKSDLDNLWLDVLLCLIGEAFDHSDQICGAVVNIRGKSNKISIWTANGNNEEAALEIGHKLRDALRLGRNNSLQYQLHKDTMVKQGSNVKSIYTL; encoded by the exons ATGGTAGTGTTGGAGACGGAGAAG ACCAGCGCCCCCAGCACCGAGCAGGGTCGTCCGGAACCACCCAAGGCCGAGGCGCCCGCCAAGACCGAGGCTAAGGATGTCAAGCCCAAGGAGGATCCACAGGAGGCTGGCGAACCAGCAGGAAACACTGCAACCACCAACGCTCCCGCCGGCGACGATGCTGTGCGCACCGAGCACCTGTTCAAACACCCGCTCATGAACGTCTGGACGCTGTGGTACCTTGAAAACGATCGGTCCAAGTCCTGGGAGGACATGCAGAACGAGATCACCAGCTTCGATACCGTCGAGGACTTCTGGAGCCTGTACAACCACATCAAGCCCCCATCAGAGATCAAGCTGGGCAGTGACTACTCGCTCTTCAAGAAGAACATTCG TCCCATGTGGGAAGATGCAGCCAACAAACAGGGTGGTCGTTGGGTCATTACCCTTAACAAAAGCTCCAAGAGCGATCTGGATAACCTATGGCTCGATGTG CTGCTTTGCCTGATTGGCGAGGCCTTCGATCACTCCGATCAGATCTGCGGTGCCGTTGTAAACATTCGCGGCAAGAGCAACAAGATAT CCATCTGGACTGCCAACGGAAACAACGAGGAGGCTGCCCTTGAGATTGGTCACAAACTGCGCGATGCCCTGCGTCTGGGACGTAACAACTCGCTGCAGTATCAGTTGCACAAGGACACGATGGTCAAGCAGGGCTCCAACGTGAAATCGATCTACACTTTGTAG
- the LOC122615827 gene encoding uncharacterized protein LOC122615827 isoform X1, whose protein sequence is MPCDNAKTSSDIEHVDWNSSQHYANVRFGSGSSQASQNSGDICRICHCESDPQNPLLTPCYCSGSLKYVHQACLQQWLTASETNSCELCKFPFIMHTKIKPFNEWRSLDISGIERRRLCCSVLFHCAAALCVIWSLCVLIERAADDVQRGHIGAGYWPFWTKLAVVTVGLTGGIVFMYIQCKAYLHLCHRWKARNRILLIQNAPEKIHPVAPPSPVAAHHQHFSEPLAHAGSTSGAVEINASGAAGGYCGHEANCASMDNVGGGAEMGLHQQMQRLLNASPHHMLQMAAELEVPHSSSSACTQTEDGHGHQRHQQMQQSGQQLGQVAVAANIECSQSQHNYDRDWALDDVVSQISSFRPCPQGSGSMTPFHDSIHNVLEHSEGSSRGSATDLCAGSRQDLSASGISTDTGREHALQLSSFSGSGEHKAPSISSGVSHAVANGLGGFVYKPHQTKRYSNSSIFLENRDVLSDQTSVGPDTAVHPYDYSTPPKIDYRHSGIMGVDLPIGCCTTDCLGGEQTKEELRRYSDPKLRPGETDTVLDIDLPTSPLSPPAAYASQQVQMRDIRQHKHPLVISSSFDRGVDGVSSSKSSRGYGPSDAQVDRSRLSFKSLPNLSSSCESLLQK, encoded by the exons ATGCCTTGCGACAACGCCAAAACCTCTTCGGATATCGAGCATGTGGATTGGAATTCCAGCCAGCACTATGCAAATGTCAG ATTCGGTTCGGGCAGCAGTCAGGCATCGCAGAACAGCGGCGACATCTGCCGCATCTGCCACTGCGAGAGTGATCCACAGAACCCACTGCTCACGCCGTGCTACTGCTCCGGAAGTCTGAAGTACGTGCACCAGGCCTGCTTGCAACAGTGGCTCACCGCCTCTGAGACCAACTCCTGCGAGCTCTGCAAGTTCCCCTTCATCATGCACACCAAGATCAAGCCCTTCAACGAG TGGCGCAGCCTTGACATTTCCGGCATTGAAAGGCGGCGGCTGTGCTGCTCCGTGCTGTTCCACTGTGCGGCTGCCCTTTGCGTCATCTGGTCCCTGTGTGTGCTCATCGAGCGAGCCGCCGACGATGTCCAGCGTGGCCATATAGGTGCGGGTT ACTGGCCCTTCTGGACAAAGCTAGCCGTTGTCACCGTTGGCCTCACCGGCGGAATAGTCTTTATGTATATCCAGTGCAAGGCATATCTTCACCTCTGCCACCGTTGGAAGGCACGCAACAG AATTCTACTGATTCAGAATGCGCCGGAGAAGATACATCCTGTGGCACCGCCATCCCCGGTAGCCGCCCATCATCAGCACTTTAGTGAGCCGCTGGCTCATGCCGGATCGACGAGCGGAGCTGTGGAAATCAATGCCAGTGGTGCGGCCGGAGGATACTGTGGCCACGAGGCGAACTGTGCATCAATGGATAATGTAGGCGGCGGTGCAGAAATGGGGTTACATCAACAAATGCAGCGTCTCCTAAACGCCTCGCCGCATCATATGCTTCAAATGGCCGCCGAATTAGAGGTACCACACAGCAGTAGCAGTGCCTGCACGCAAACAGaggacggacatggccaccAGCGGCACCAACAAATGCAGCAGAGCGGCCAGCAATTGGGGCAAGTGGCGGTGGCCGCCAATATCGAGTGCTCGCAGTCACAGCACAATTACGATCGCGACTGGGCCCTCGATGATGTTGTCTCGCAGATCTCCTCATTTCGTCCATGCCCTCAGGGATCAGGCAGCATGACGCCCTTCCACGATTCCATACACAACGTGCTGGAGCACTCGGAAGGCTCTAGTCGCGGCTCTGCTACGGATCTCTGCGCCGGTTCACGGCAGGATCTCAGTGCCAGCGGCATTTCCACGGATACAGGCCGCGAGCACGCTCTGCAGTTAAGCAGCTTTAGTG GCAGTGGCGAGCACAAGGCACCATCTATCAGTTCCGGTGTATCTCATGCGGTAGCCAACGGGCTCGGCGGATTTGTTTACAAGCCGCACCAGACAAAGCGCTACTCCAACTCGTCCATCTTTTTGGAGAATCGCGATGTGCTGAGCGATCAGACCAGCGTAGGTCCCGATACTGCCGTACATCCTTACGATTACAGCACGCCGCCAAAGATCGACTACCGTCACTCTGGGATAATGGGCGTGGATTTGCCCATTGGTTGCTGCACCACTGATTGTTTAGGTGGTGAGCAGACGAAGGAGGAGCTTCGTCGCTACTCGGATCCCAAACTAAGGCCAGGCGAAACGGATACCGTGCTGGATATCGATCTGCCCACATCGCCACTATCACCACCTGCTGCTTATGCAAGCCAGCAGGTGCAGATGCGGGATATCCGTCAGCATAAACATCCGCTTGTGATCTCCTCATCCTTTGACCGAGGAGTCGATGGGGTCAGtagcagcaagagcagcaggGGTTACGGACCCTCGGACGCCCAGGTGGATCGTTCACGGCTCAGTTTCAAGTCGTTGCCAAATCTCAGCAGCAGCTGTGAAAGTCTCCTCCAGAAGTGA
- the LOC122618594 gene encoding uncharacterized protein LOC122618594 codes for MKCFILAALLLATLASGENIFKINITPEEAQQFLNSAQLRGIGDIEYAPKTGENPLPEARNEKGEFVYMGRVIEHPEDYVEEHYDAHQYHGQDGLGQFVYGYKDWNQGKNEKRDETGKVTGSYKYVQPHGRDFVANYYADKTGFHVEDNRPAHLKLPATKTPAVLKAEEEHFKLWGELAAAAGHNPDPYAAEYQQEGRYQPTEPEYQPYVHEEPPYVPGPEETGEPKGFFYAFDYNVPLLRNKEERAELERLRAVNNKDE; via the exons ATGAAGTGCTTCATCTTGGCTGCCCTGTTGCTG GCCACCCTAGCCAGCGGCGAGAACATCTTTAAGATCAACATAACTCCCGAGGAGGCCCAGCAGTTCCTGAACAGCGCCCAACTGCGTGGCATTGGCGACATCGAGTATGCCCCGAAAACCGGAGAGAACCCCCTGCCCGAGGCTCGCAACGAGAAGGGTGAGTTCGTGTACATGGGTCGTGTGATCGAGCATCCCGAGGACTATGTGGAGGAGCACTACGACGCCCATCAGTACCATGGCCAGGATGGTTTGGGTCAGTTTGTCTATGGCTACAAGGACTGGAATCAGGGCAAGAACGAGAAGCGCGATGAGACTGGCAAGGTGACCGGTTCGTACAAGTACGTCCAACCACATGGCCGTGACTTTGTGGCCAACTACTATGCGGATAAGACCGGTTTCCATGTGGAGGACAACCGTCCGGCGCACCTTAAACTGCCCGCCACCAAAACTCCCGCTGTCCTCAAGGCCGAGGAGGAGCACTTCAAACTGTGGGGTGAgctggccgccgccgctggtCACAATCCCGATCCCTATGCCGCTGAGTACCAGCAGGAGGGTCGCTACCAGCCCACCGAGCCCGAGTACCAGCCCTACGTGCACGAGGAGCCGCCATATGTGCCCGGACCCGAGGAGACCGGCGAGCCCAAGGGCTTCTTCTACGCCTTCGACTACAATGTCCCCTTGTTGCGCAACAAGGAGGAGCGTGCCGAGCTGGAACGCCTGCGCGCCGTCAACAACAAGGACGAGTAG